One genomic segment of Panicum virgatum strain AP13 chromosome 2N, P.virgatum_v5, whole genome shotgun sequence includes these proteins:
- the LOC120662478 gene encoding uncharacterized protein Mb2253c-like: MYFDGALNRDGAGTGVLFISPKGEQLKYVLQLLFKATNNAAEYEALIHGLRIAVTLDIKRLLAYGDSKVIIQQVNKDWECTKEKMDAYCWEIRKLESKFYGLEFHHVPRDDNVASDVLSKLGSKRSIVPPGVFVQALNSPTVEVEEEPPTKPDLVPAIG, translated from the coding sequence atgtacttcgacggtgCCCTCAACCGTGATGGAGCCGGCACTGGAGTCCTCTTCATCTCTCCCAAAGGCGAACAACTCAAGTACGTCCTCCAGTTACTCTTCAAAGCTACCAATAATGCCGCCGAGTACGAAGCTCTCATCCATGGTCTCCGGATCGCTGTCACACTCGACATCAAGCGTCTGTTGGCTTATGGTGACTCCAAAGTCATCATACAGCAAGTCAACAAAGACTGGGAGTGCACCAAGGAGAAGATGGATGCCTACTGCTGGGAGATCAGGAAGCTTGAATCTAAGTTCTACGGTCTGGAGTTCCACCACGTCCCCAGGGATGACAATGTTGCGTCGGATGTTTTGTCCAAGCTCGGATCCAAGCGGTCCATCGTACCACCCGGTGTGTTCGTTCAAGCACTCAACAGCCCTACGGTCGAGGTGGAAGAGGAACCGCCTACAAAGCCCGACTTAGTCCCGGCCATAGGGTAG